From the genome of Solanum lycopersicum chromosome 12, SLM_r2.1:
TTCCGGTGAACAGAGAGAAGATAACTGAGAGAAAATGGCGGCCATTGTTTTGGTTGTTTGGATGGCGAGTGTTGAAGAGTAATTTGTCAGAGTGTTTGtgttaattaatatgaataaacCCTACTCAAGAAtaacttcaaatattaattaattttattttatttcttctgactattttaaattgtcaatttttaaaagggaaaaggatCAAATATGCGTTAATCTATTTGAAAATGACTAAATATATCCTCCATTTAAAATTTGGTGCTCTCGCAGTCCAACTTTTTGTCCAAAAATGCTTTTATGGGCATTAGTTgtcatgttggacatatccaactcatttttcatttctttaaatgccacatgaaattgtcatgtcattttgaccttaccacataacatttatataaaaatggaaagatattcggactcataaacacctaattCGATCCATCAATCAGCTCTTTTTAAATTCACTATCtgattcatttttaacaattttgtttaatttttatttttgcgaTTAATCCCgaaatgagtaattaattaataaaaatatggaaaaaaatataaaattaatgccaaaatttcacaaataaaagTAGGCACATTGACGAAGAGGTATCTAATGCTTCTGGCCTCTTCTATATCATTAGTTAAGTAATGTTGAATCTCATAATTTCATATGGAgagaatatttaaatttgatgtGTTTGGCTTCAAGTTATTAATAGTCTTAAAAATATTcactaattaaacttaaaaataccttaatttcacaatataaataaaatatacatttaaattctTGTCAAGTTTAAAATTGATCGCTAAAAAATGGATTAAATAAGAAGGGAATACACAAAAGTAattcccaaaataaaatatgatgacTTGGAAAGAGAGTGACACAGACCATAAAAAGGTATTGCCATTTATCAACTTTAGATATTGCTACTAGATAGGATAAGGATAAGTAGTATTatgttatcttttttttaaaaaaaaatattattattattattattattattattattattattattattattattatttattattattattattattgtttttatttcattaatatttcaGTTATCATGGTAATTAGTATGTGTTGCTATAATTCTTTTctctattattatttatttgacttcttcataattttttgaaataatttctccaccatcatcacatagaaaaaaaaaagtacaagttATTCTGCTCATATATTTCACATATTTCTACTTAAATTAAAGATtcaatattgttgttgtttactCATAAGATCATATGTTGAGGTATTTGGGAAAAGATGAAAATTAACCTATACTCAATATTTACACTAAACTAATAATAACAATTGAATCATAAATAGTAAATAgaagaaagataaaaatttatctGCGCCCAATATTTACACTAAACTATAATGAATATAACATATTTctttcacatatataattaacaCAGATTTTCACATTAATtagagaaaaacaaaagtttAACCACATCTAATGTTAGAAATCAAACTAATGTATACATAACACATTTTTTCCCATATGACTAAACTATAAATAGATAGTTTATAATTTAACCATGATAAATTAATATCTTTCGAATATAACACTTTTAATAGGCCACTCCACACTTATATTAAGCTTTTTCTTCTTAACATTAGAATTAAAGTCTACacaaatatacaatatatacatatttgagGAAGAGCTATATATAATTAATCTTCAATGTTTGATCGTATcgataaattgttttttatatacatatcgAGTTCTTTGCTTCAACAAACTGCAATAATCCTGTCAAATTAGAAATGAAACAATTTTCTTATaggaatcaattttttttaatcccaAACTTGTTTAAATCGAAAGGGATCGATGTATATAGGAAGAAAAAAGACACTATGAGAGTTgcggaaaaaaaatataacacacCTTGCTATGTCCAATTCTTGTTGGATCGAAGTTGAGTAAGCTTGTCCCTCCAAAGAGCTACAATAACCAGGAAAACATcgtcataatatataaatatgtcatttaactTGACTTCAACTGACATTTATGTGTTTGAACTTTGATGTGCACAAGTAGGCCGTTAAACTTGTACCCCATCAGATATTTAATTGTCAGCAAAGTCAATTTTTAGATCCAATTTGTTTGGCGACAACATGTTAGTCATGCCAATATCTATCATCAACTGTAAAACTAAAACCCTCCCTGCAAGTTTCCACACATGTACAACTTGCCATCTATGCATTAAAAACGACTACCCCGTACCACATTATCTATCGTATTTCACTTCTCAAAATTCAAACTATGTAAACTTTGACCACATTTTAAAagggcataatacataaatgtgtcctttaacttggcttcaaatcacatttatgcccttcagctttgaatgtgcacaaataaacacttaaacttgtataaagttgaacaaatagacacatatgtcctacatgtcatcttacatattattttttgtcctacgtgtattgtgccatgtaggactcatgtgtttatttatttaaatgttgGATAGTATAAGTGTTTGTTTGTGCATtgtgaaagttggaggtcaaagtaaaaatttgaagtcaagtttaggatgcaatatatgtattatgcctttaaaAGGTATGTTTTCATCGTATTGGCAAGAGATGGATTGCAAACTATAGTAGTTTTAGTATAACTTTTGAGtatcttaatttaaaaatattgagtttatcTATTCAAATTTAGCTTCggaaattagtcaaattgacttttgaaagaACAAAAGCAACACTTATTATAGGACGGAGAAAGTTAAAACCTGCATCTTTGTATCGTTCTTCCACTGCAGCAACCAGCATGTTCCGCACAAGAATAAACTCCTTTTCATCCATGGATGGCGGCTGCCCAGCGGATCTGAATTAAAAACGCTGGTCAGAACTATATTTTGTTCACAAAAACGGTATTATCTTAAGGCAGaaatatcaataataacatcatatcCCGTGTAATCCCACCAAAGTTACATTTCAGCTTGGCCCTCCGCTGATCCAACATTAGGCGTGAACAATTAGACGACTTATCATTTCAAATTTCAACCGTCCACACCTAATGAACACAAAACAATTTCCCCCTACTTTCCAAATACAACTCATTTTGAAAAGGATATCAGCAAAACACTAACTTACTTGTCAAGCCCGCTGAACAATGGTACGTCAGAAGTGGCAGCACGCGGTTCAGGATCTGCAGACTCAACTATCCTCACGCCATCACTGTACGCTAAGTTTCTATTGACTTGTATAGGCAcctggaaaaattaaaaacaacacGATACTTCAACTGTTGTGATTTGATTCACAAATAATTTTACAGACGCCTTGTAAATAAAACTTCACTTTGTGCTTCAAAGGGATTGTTTAACGACTTCATTGTCAACAATTTGTACTGATTGTCTGATACTTGTAATGTTTTGAGGTTATTGTAGTTGGAACACAAAAAAAGCGGAAAAGGCAGGgtaaagaggaaaaaaatattttcatttccgttagcaATTATACATAAAAGCTTACAACATGCACTGAGAATAATAATGTGACCATTACCatcaacaatataaaaaaaaagtactttaCCTTGCATTTCACAGCGATGTTGATTGCATCAGAAGGACGAAGATCGAAGCTAATACTCTCAGCATCGTTATCTAACTGTTAGCACAACCACATGAAAGTTGTTAAAGCTGTATACTACCGAAAATGTACACATAATCGGTTCAACATTCAGCAACTAGTATATTTTACACTACCTTGGTTAAATGTAACTGAGCAAGATACGTCTCGTTCTCTCTCTTGGTAACTCGAACAAGTTTAACCTTCAAATTACATCTGTCAGATTAAGCTTGAAAAAATGTAGCATTTACTGGTAAATGCACAAACGACAAGCTTACTGTGTAGCCCATCTTTTCGACCATTTTATTCAAAACTTGATACATTGTTGGTCTGGCCTGAAACCGGGCAAATACTTGTACCGTTTAGTAGCAGCATAAAATCGATGTTTACTGTAACAGTTCACTGAATGGACTTATCAGAATTGATATAAAACAGAACACATACAAGTTGGATATTGCGTATAGCGGACATCAGCAGCACACTTGACATCTCCACTGTTGCATAAAATAGACACAGCATTACTCGGAGAACACTCCCAAGCGACTGTACGTTCACTAAGACGATAAATGAATCATGTACACATACAAACAATTATAGGAAGAAGCAGCCCCGTCCCATCCTCCATTCTTAGCACAATAGCGGGGTTTGGAGCATAGTTATGTACATGAACCCCCTGCGGATTGTTAGGGACGCATTTCACATGCCTTCCATCTCTCATCTTGATCATGAAACCATCTTTCCCGCTTTGCACTTCAACTACATAAAGATAATACGGAAGTCACCACAAAATTTCATCACAAATTTCACTTTGACACGTGTTGAGATCGACTTGTTGATTGATTGTGTCTTAAGCTACGCGAAGCAGTACTGTCACATAAATCTAGCACCAAAAAGTGCGGCATACAGGAGATCGATGAAATTCAGCATGATCAGTCGTTTCCAATCAATATTAAAGCAAAGATATAGTTTTAACCACTTGTACTAAAGAAAACTAACacataacaacaacatatccagtgtAATCCCATGGTCAGTGTACGCAAACCTTAGAGGTAGAGAATTTGTTTTAGATAGACCCTCGTAGACTAAAGTAgtataaagaaagaaataacgGAAATGAAGACAATCATGGCAAGAGTACTACAAACAATGTGACAAATCATCCAAACAACACATATCTATACAACAAAACAAAACGTCAAACACAAAACAGAGAAATATGACACTGAACACGTACGATAATAATCAACATACCAGCTTCAACCACGCTAGAATTCAC
Proteins encoded in this window:
- the LOC101247196 gene encoding bifunctional nuclease 1, producing the protein MSSLQGPVVCPLVHVKQTGRLTSPIVKAKMLRSTEFWGFNGIHRRRINVVRLPRSRISKLIVCSFNSSSNDSGGMAGNFKETDADYVNSSVVEAVEVQSGKDGFMIKMRDGRHVKCVPNNPQGVHVHNYAPNPAIVLRMEDGTGLLLPIIVLEMSSVLLMSAIRNIQLARPTMYQVLNKMVEKMGYTVKLVRVTKRENETYLAQLHLTKLDNDAESISFDLRPSDAINIAVKCKVPIQVNRNLAYSDGVRIVESADPEPRAATSDVPLFSGLDKSAGQPPSMDEKEFILVRNMLVAAVEERYKDAALWRDKLTQLRSNKNWT